TTAACGCTAAAATATATTCGGCTGAAAAACGACCATGCTCAGCCAATAAAGGACGATTATAGATTAATGCGGCATCGCTGTTTGCTGGGAAAAAAAATAGAGTAATATGGCTAATACTGTCAACATTTAATTTTAGATGTTGATAAAGTAACTGCCCAGCATCAGCAACATAGGCTGCAGCAGAACAAAAGCAATAAGTTTTAAACCATAATCCAGGCTCAACAATTTTCCAAACAACGCCCCACTGACTTAAATCGAAATTATTATTACCCTGCCCATAAACAGCTAAAAAACCTAACTTGTCATCTAAAAAATCGTTCTCAGCAGTCATTCCAACGCGCAACCATTCAACCGATTGAATCGCATGCTGAGCGGCTAACCCTGCATGTAAAAACTTAATGGGTGTACCCATAACCAAACGCATACCTGATGCCTGAGTAGCCGCCAATGTCAAAGCTTGTGACAAAAAAGGTTCATTATAAAGATAACAAATAGCGGCTGTGGCAGCGATGCCTCCTAAGGTAAGGGTAGTATGCCATCCTTTCTCATAATGTTTAGGATTAACACTTTTGCCTAATCGTGCCATAACTTCAATTCCTATAACATAAGCGGTTAAAAAACGCTTACCATCAATATGGGATTGAACCTCATCTAATTGAACACTGGCAAATAGTGCTGATAAAATAACGGCAGATGGATGTCCACGAACATCAGAATGTACATCATCATAATCTAAGCAATGCGCTTGAAAACCATTAAATAATGCTGCTTGCCGAGCTGTCACTAATTTTTTTTGCCCCACCAACCAAGCTTTAGCTGTGCCACCTTCATTATCAATCCAATTGAGCAATCGATGGACATCAACTTCATGGCGAGCTTGTAAACTACTAGCAAAATAATCAATCACACCATTGATTGCACATTCA
The sequence above is drawn from the Gilliamella apicola genome and encodes:
- a CDS encoding MmgE/PrpD family protein, producing the protein MNLGQQLSFLIANTPIINDPKTIECAINGVIDYFASSLQARHEVDVHRLLNWIDNEGGTAKAWLVGQKKLVTARQAALFNGFQAHCLDYDDVHSDVRGHPSAVILSALFASVQLDEVQSHIDGKRFLTAYVIGIEVMARLGKSVNPKHYEKGWHTTLTLGGIAATAAICYLYNEPFLSQALTLAATQASGMRLVMGTPIKFLHAGLAAQHAIQSVEWLRVGMTAENDFLDDKLGFLAVYGQGNNNFDLSQWGVVWKIVEPGLWFKTYCFCSAAAYVADAGQLLYQHLKLNVDSISHITLFFFPANSDAALIYNRPLLAEHGRFSAEYILALTLLGIPLNFEQFSPNPIPVQIQVLMQKMQRSYQINLAPHADAYNGRYVVIEIELDTGEKIRQRIDIPKGSPKNPYKQTEMLLKLTDAIKDQQKAMGLLNDIKELASGLTVNQFLERHVLTL